ACCGCCCGCCGGCGATTGCCGCGCGGACGCGGTCGGAAGGATTCCGCGCCGCGCGCCAGCACTTGCCGCGCGACTTCGAGCGTGACGCGCAACTCCGCGACGTGCGCGCGCCGCTCCGGCGCCTCGCCGGCCAGCGCTTCGCCGCTCGCCCCCGCGAGTGCGAGCCGCACCGCGCGCGGGTCGTCGTGCGCCGAGCCGTTGAGCCGGCCGATCGCCGTGTGCAACACCTGCGCGGCGTTGGCCGGCGTCAGTTCCGCGATCTCCGCAATTTCATCGAGGTCGAAGCGATGCTTTAGGTGGAGCCGCACCATTTCCTGCTGCTTGGAAGTCAGCCGGCGAAAACGACCCGCGATGCGCGCGCTCGCGTCCGCGGCTTCCGCGCCGGCGTCGGTTTCGAGTTCCGCTTCCGTCTGGTTCGCTCCGGCGCGGCGCAGATCGGCCACGATCTGGCGGCGCGCGGCGGCGAACACGAACTCCCGCGGAATCTCGTCCGCCACGCCCGGCGGCGGCACCCACTCGCGCCAGAAGGTCGCCACGGAAGCTCCGGCCTTGCCCTCGTCTCCGTCCCACAACTCGACCGCATAGCTCCGCACTTCGGTGGCATGCCGGCTTTGCAGCTCGGCGACGACCGCGGCGGACGAAGGAGATCGGGCGGAGGCGCTCAAAGGGTGTCTCCAACCTCTTATCGGCACATCGCGCCGGGATTTCAGCGCCTTGCGCAGAGCCGCGCCGCATGCATGTTGCCGCCATGCGTCTCCTCACGCTCCTCTTGACGACCGCCGCGCTCGCCCTCGCCGGCTGTTCCAAGTCCGCGCCGCACTCCGCCGCCGCGCCCAGCGCCGTCCTGCGCATCGGCAACGGCGCCGAGCCGCAGGATCTCGATCCGCAGGTGATGACCGCCTTCACCGACCAGAACATCGCGCTCGCACTGTTCGAGGGGCTCTGCGCACTCGACGAAAAAACTTCCGCGCCCGTCCCCGCCGCCGCCGAACGCTGGGAAGTTTCCGCCGACGGCCTCGTCTGGACGTTTCATCTCCGCGCCAATTTGCAATGGTCCGACGGCTCGCCGCTCACCGCGGGCGATTTCGTCGCGTCATGGCGCCGCGCGCTCGCGCCGCAACTCGCCGCCGAATACAGCTACCTGCTCTTCCCGCTCAAAAACGCCGAGGCGATCGCCAACGCCAAGGCCGACCCCGCCACGCTCGGCGCGGAGGCGACCGACGACCACACGCTGCGCCTCACGCTCGCGCGCCCCACGCCGTATCTGCCCGCGCTCACGGCCAACCCGATCTGGTTTCCCGTGCCGCCGCGTGTGCTGGAACAGTTCGGCGCCACCGCCGCGCGCGGCACGGCCTGGACGCGCCCCGGCAATCTCGTCGGCAACGGCCCGTTCACCCTGAAAATCTGGGAGCCGAACGCCCGCGTCGAAGTCGTGCGCAACGCCGCCTACTGGGACGCCGCGACCGTGCGCCTCGAGCGCATCGTGTTTTTCCCGACGGAGAACATGGACGTCGACGAGCGGAATTTCCGCGCCGGCCAAGTCGACATCACGAACGAACTCCCGCTCGCCAAGGTCGACACCTACCGCAAGACCGCGCCCGAGTCGCTGCGCCTCGACCCGTTCCTCGAGACGTTTTTCCTGCGCTTCAACACCACGCGCCCGCCGCTGAACGACGCGCGCGTCCGCCGCGCGCTCTCGCTCGCCATCGACCGCGAGCAGCTCGCGCGCACGCTGCTGCGCGGCACCCGCGCGCCCGCGCCGCACTACACGCCGCCCGATTGCGCCGGCTACACCGCCGAGGCACGCGTGCCGCACGACGTCGCCGCTGCGAAGGCGCTGCTCGCCGCCGCCGGTTTCCCTGACGGGGAAAATTTCCCCACGCTCGACGTGCAGATCAAGAACGACGAACTCCACGCCAAGACGCTCGAAGCCATCCAGGCGATGTGGGCGCGCGACCTCGGCGTGCACGTGACGCTCTCGCCGA
This window of the Candidatus Didemnitutus sp. genome carries:
- a CDS encoding peptide ABC transporter substrate-binding protein, which produces MHVAAMRLLTLLLTTAALALAGCSKSAPHSAAAPSAVLRIGNGAEPQDLDPQVMTAFTDQNIALALFEGLCALDEKTSAPVPAAAERWEVSADGLVWTFHLRANLQWSDGSPLTAGDFVASWRRALAPQLAAEYSYLLFPLKNAEAIANAKADPATLGAEATDDHTLRLTLARPTPYLPALTANPIWFPVPPRVLEQFGATAARGTAWTRPGNLVGNGPFTLKIWEPNARVEVVRNAAYWDAATVRLERIVFFPTENMDVDERNFRAGQVDITNELPLAKVDTYRKTAPESLRLDPFLETFFLRFNTTRPPLNDARVRRALSLAIDREQLARTLLRGTRAPAPHYTPPDCAGYTAEARVPHDVAAAKALLAAAGFPDGENFPTLDVQIKNDELHAKTLEAIQAMWARDLGVHVTLSPMEQKTWVSNQQSLNYAISSARWVGDFVDPVTFLDMFVGGGSNNWTGWTDRDYDAAIETAAAASEPAPRYAAFQRAEARLLDAAPIAPVFFGVRSYLISPTVKGWEPALLGFHQYKKVYLAAP